Proteins encoded within one genomic window of Fragaria vesca subsp. vesca linkage group LG1, FraVesHawaii_1.0, whole genome shotgun sequence:
- the LOC101314790 gene encoding LOW QUALITY PROTEIN: histone-lysine N-methyltransferase CLF-like (The sequence of the model RefSeq protein was modified relative to this genomic sequence to represent the inferred complete CDS: substituted 1 base at 1 genomic stop codon) codes for MASKASPSASANRSEPHQDPPVEETAMTRDQKEISLIIDSLQKQVISNRGVSIKKRMEENRQKLAAVTNNFYNLSLERRNNSLLNPGKSVDLLTKRQQDAFKLQNGDESNGSNDSSQEDGRGSTAVLLESNVAVKNAVRPIKLPEVKRLPPYTTWVFLDRNQRMTEDQSILGRRRIYYDQNGGEALICSDSEEEAIDEEEEKREFVESEDYILRMTIKEAGVSDPVLESLAHYFSRSPTEVKARYEALIKEEESMGISKNTDDEDLSKNDNSFLDKDLDAALDSFDNLFCRRCLVFDCRLHGCSQDLVFPAEKHAPRSPPDDENLPCGPNCYRSVRKSEGTVSSPMNDYLEEKGSKRSSGLSRKKGKSFQSESASSNAKNISESSDSENETRQDDTCSHDPISSKTKVAGKIGTPKRNSKRVAERVLVCMQKRQKKTMASDSDSIVDGGLCASDTKLRSNSCKDNEDTSSSSQKNLKSSTSGRSRRESPLKDSNKVVQGEVVDGSLNEMITDPPATSSDDNLRKEEHVDENIYKQECSDDKTWKTIETSLFEKGIEIFGKNSCLIARNLLNGMKTCWEVFQYMNYSDSKVSCQAGDAANSLVEGYSKVNSSDLXSGNNEARRRSKFLRRKGRVRRLKYTWKSAAYHSIRKRITDKKDQPCRQYNPCTCQTACGKQCSCLLNGTCCEKYCGCPKSCKNRFRGCHCAKSQCRSRQCPCFAADRECDPDVCRNCWVSCGDGSLGVPNQRGDNYECRNMKLLLKQQQRVLLGRSDVSGWGAFLKNSVSKHEYLGEYTGELISHREADKRGKIYDRENSSFLFNLNDQFVLDAYRKGDKLKFANHSPDPNCYAKVIMVAGDHRVGIFAKERIASGEELFYDYRYEPDRAPAWARKPEASGSKRDDTAPSSGRAKKLA; via the exons ATGGCGTCGAAGGCTTCGCCTTCCGCCTCTGCTAACAGATCGGAGCCTCACCAGGATCCTCCGGT AGAAGAAACTGCTATGACCAGGGACCAAAAGGAGATTTCATTGATTATAGATTCTCTGCAGAAGCAAGTTATTTCTAACCGCGGTGTTTCTATAAAG AAAAGAATGGAAGAAAACAGGCAGAAATTGGCTGCTGTCACTAACAATTTTTATAACTTGTCATTGGAAAGAAGAAACAATAGCTTATTAAATCCTGGTAAAAGTGTTGACCTATTGACAAAGAGGCAACAAGATGCATTTAAGCTGCAAAATGGTGATGAAAGTAATGGGAGCAATGATAGCTCTCAAGAAGATGGGCGTGGTTCCACAGCAGTTCTTCTGGAATCTAATGTTGCTGTCAAGAATGCTGTTCGCCCTATCAAGCTTCCGGAAGTTAAAAGACTACCTCCTTATACTACATGGGTATTTTTGGACAG AAATCAAAGAATGACTGAGGATCAGTCGATTTTGGGTCGAAGAAGAATTTATTATGATCAAAATGGAGGTGAAGCTCTTATATGTAGTGATAGTGAGGAGGAAGCAATTGATGAAGAAGAGGAAAAGAGGGAGTTTGTTGAATCTGAAGACTATATACTTCG CATGACTATAAAAGAAGCTGGTGTCTCCGATCCTGTGCTGGAGTCATTGGCACATTATTTCTCCAGAAGCCCTACTGAAGTCAAG GCAAGATATGAAGCTCTTATAAAAGAAGAGGAGTCCATGGGGATTTCTAAGAATACGGATGACGAAGACCTTTCAAAAAATGACAATTCTTTTCTTGATAAAGATCTGGATGCAGCCCTTGATTCATTTGATAACCTATTTTGTCGGCGATGCCTT GTATTTGATTGCAGATTGCATGGATGTTCACAGGATCTTGTCTTTCCT GCCGAGAAACACGCTCCTCGGAGTCCACCAGATGATGAAAATTTGCCATGTGGTCCAAATTGTTATAGATCG GTACGGAAGTCTGAAGGTACAGTAAGCTCTCCGATGAATGACTATCTGGAAGAGAAAGGTAGCAAGAGATCTTCTGGTTTATCTAGAAAGAAGGGAAAGTCCTTTCAAAGTGAAAGTGCTTCATCAAATGCAAAAAACATATCAGAAAGCAGTGATTCGGAGAATGAAACCAGGCAGGATGATACTTGTAGCCATGATCCAATATCCTCAAAGACTAAGGTAGCAGGGAAAATTGGAACCCCTAAGAGGAACAGCAAGAGAGTTGCAGAGCGTGTTCTGGTTTGTATGCAGAAGAGGCAGAAGAAAACAATGGCTTCTGATTCTGATTCAATAGTTGATGGTGGTCTTTGTGCAAGTGATACAAAGCTTAGATCTAATTCATGCAAAGATAATGAAGACACTAGTTCGTCTTCGCAAAAGAATCTAAAATCTTCTACTAGTGGAAGGTCTAGGAGGGAATCACCTTTGAAGGACAGTAACAAAGTAGTTCAGGGTGAAGTTGTTGATGGCTCATTAAATGAGATGATCACTGATCCACCTGCCACTAGTAGTGATGACAATTTGAGAAAAGAAGAGCATGTAGATGAAAACATATACAAGCAAGAATGCAGTGATGACAAAACTTGGAAAACTATTGAAACAAGTCTTTTCGAGAAAGGCATAGAGATATTTGGCAAGAACAG CTGTTTAATAGCAAGGAACTTGTTAAATGGCATGAAAACTTGTTGGGAAGTCTTTCAGTATATGAATTACTCGGACAGTAAGGTTTCCTGCCAAGCAGGTGATGCTGCAAACTCCCTTGTTGAAGGGTATTCCAAGGTTAATTCTAGTGATTTGTGATCA GGTAATAATGAAGCAAGAAGAAGATCAAAATTTTTACGTAGGAAGGGTAGAGTTCGTCGCTTGAAGTACACTTGGAAGTCTGCTGCTTACCATTCGATCAGGAAACGAATTACTGATAAAAAAGATCAACCATGCAGGCAGTATAATCCATGTACTTGCCAAACAGCTTGTGGAAAGCAGTGTAGTTGTCTTCTAAATGGGACATGTTGTGAGAAGTACTGTGG GTGTCCTAAGAGTTGCAAGAATAGATTTAGAGGCTGTCATTGTGCTAAAAGTCAATGCCGAAGTCGTCAATGCCCATGCTTTGCTGCAGATAGGGAATGTGATCCAGATGTTTGTAGGAATTGCTGGGTCAG TTGTGGTGATGGTAGTCTTGGGGTTCCGAACCAAAGAGGTGATAATTATGAGTGTAGAAATATGAAGCTTCTTCTGAAACAACAACAAAGG GTCTTACTTGGAAGATCTGATGTATCTGGCTGGGGTGCTTTCTTAAAG AATAGTGTCAGCAAGCATGAATATCTTGGTGAGTATACTGGGGAGTTGATCTCACATCGTGAAGCAGATAAGCGTGGAAAAATATACGACCGTGAAAATTCATCATTTCTCTTCAATCTGAATGATCAG TTTGTTCTTGATGCCTATCGGAAGGGTGATAAATTGAAGTTTGCCAACCACTCTCCAGATCCAAATTGCTATGCAAAG GTCATTATGGTTGCTGGAGATCACAGGGTGGGTATATTTGCCAAGGAACGAATTGCTTCGGGAGAGGAACTTTTCTATGATTACCGTTATGAGCCAGATAGAGCTCCTGCTTGGGCTCGGAAGCCTGAGGCATCCGGGTCAAAAAGAGACGACACAGCCCCGTCAAGTGGTCGCGCAAAGAAGCTTGCTTAA
- the LOC101315086 gene encoding PI-PLC X domain-containing protein At5g67130-like: MLPCSPHHRSLRRPSTTIGYLYLLLFSLLSTTSTSCSNGSCQLLEACAAATDCGPGLYCGNCPVSGKTQPVCTRGQAVIPTSVVNGLPFNKYTWLVTHNSFSIVDAPPLPGVQRLTFYNQEDTVTNQLRNGVRGLMLDMYDFENDVWLCHSFRGQCYNFTAFQPAINTMMEVEAFLSENPAEIVTIIIEDYVHTTKGLTALFAKAGLDKYWFPVSKMPRKGDDWPTVTEMVQDNHRLIVFTSDATKEAQEGVAYQWKYMVENESGDPGVKPGSCPKRKESKALTSKSASLFFQNYFPTYPVETEACKEHSTPLQAMVGTCYKAAGRMPNFLAVNFYMRSDGGGVFDAVDRMNGPTLCGCSTLAACQAGAPFGSCKNVSVPARSPAINNAGSFTGSVQFANSASALSSTNRIIAFLFYLPLMAFWL; this comes from the exons ATGTTACCCTGTTCACCGCACCACCGTAGCTTACGCAGACCCTCAACCACAATTGGGTACCTCTATCTCCTCCTCTTCTCTCTCCTTTCCACAACCTCCACTTCTTGCTCCAATGGAAGCTGCCAG CTTCTAGAAGCTTGTGCTGCCGCCACGGACTGTGGCCCGGGCCTTTACTGTGGCAACTGCCCTGTTTCCGGCAAGACTCAACCGGTTTGCACCAGAGGCCAGGCTGTCATACCCACTTCTGTT GTTAATGGGTTGCCGTTCAACAAGTACACGTGGCTGGTGACTCATAACTCCTTCAGCATCGTCGACGCACCGCCTTTGCCTGGTGTCCAGAGGCTCACATTTTACAATCAGGAAGATACAGTGACTAACCAGTTGAGG AATGGAGTGAGGGGGTTGATGTTGGATATGTATGATTTCGAGAACGATGTCTGGCTTTGCCATTCATTTCGGGGGCAATGCTACAACTTCACTGCGTTT CAACCTGCAATTAATACTATGATGGAGGTGGAAGCATTTTTGAGCGAGAACCCGGCAGAGATTGTGACTATTATAATTGAGGACTATGTGCATACTACGAAAGGGTTAACAGCATTGTTTGCTAAGGCTGGGTTGGACAAATATTGGTTTCCTGTGTCCAAAATGCCAAGGAAGGGTGATGACTGGCCCACTGTGACTGAGATGGTGCAAGACAATCACCGGCTTATTGTTTTCACCTCTGATGCTACAAAAGAAGCACAGGAGGGAGTAGCTTACCAGTGGAAGTACATGGTGGAAAATGAAT CTGGAGATCCTGGGGTCAAACCAGGTTCGTGCCCTAAAAGGAAAGAATCAAAGGCACTGACTTCAAAAAGTGCCTCTCTTTTCTTCCAAAATTATTTCCCAACGTATCCAGTTGAGACCGAAGCTTGCAAAGAGCATTCAACTCCACTTCAAGCAATGGTCGGAACCTGTTACAAAGCAGCTGGGAGAATGCCAAACTTTTTGGCTGTCAACTTTTACATG AGGAGTGATGGCGGAGGTGTATTTGATGCTGTTGATAGAATGAATGGACCAACACTTTGTGGGTGTAGTACCCTTGCTGCCTGCCAG GCTGGAGCACCTTTTGGATCCTGCAAGAATGTTTCTGTACCTGCTAGAAGTCCAGCAATCAACAATGCTGGAAGCTTTACTGGTTCTGTTCAGTTTGCAAATTCTGCTTCAGCGCTTAGTTCTACGAATCGTATTATTGCATTTCTATTCTATCTTCCACTGATGGCATTTTGGTTATGA